A window of the Carassius carassius chromosome 36, fCarCar2.1, whole genome shotgun sequence genome harbors these coding sequences:
- the LOC132116842 gene encoding uncharacterized protein LOC132116842 translates to MSQDTHPLTLAPSAVPGHLPPHLTPYLSQDTHPLSCPRTHAPSPHPSPVTGHSPPRHPRTLGPSTHPPPHVPGHSPPDTRPLSCPRTLAPSPNPLPVTGHSPPQLSQDTCPLTSPLTCPRTLTPSPSKDTCPLNSYHFTCPRTLTPSHSPPQPLPGHLPPCLTLTPSAVPGHMPPHLTPHLSQDTHPLAIPGHLAPQLIPPHMSQDTHPLTLAPSAVPGHLPPHLTPYLSQDTHPLSCPRTHAPSPHPSPLSQDTCPLTSPLTCHRTLTPSAVPGHLPPHLTPHLSQDTHSLAILGHLAPQLIPFRLSQDTHLLTLAPSLVPGNSPLYTHPLTCPRTLTSSHSTPHLFQNTHPFTLNPSLVPGHLPPHLTPHLSQDTHPLAIPGHLPPQLIPFHLSQDTHPFTLAPSPLSQDTNPLTCPRTFAPSPVPGCSLPYLDPSPVPEHSPPHPSQDTHTLTSHPHLSQDTHSLTSPPHLSQDTLSLTLTPLPVAGHSPPHTQPLTCPRTLTSSHSPPQLYQDTCPLTSPPSPDTHPLTLKLSPVPGEEVLDYAHKPCGRYTNEYGTSVVKRPSTLVKCYAYQVNTVLDVLSKRGADVLSS, encoded by the exons atgtcccaggacactcaccccctGACACTCGCCCCCTcagctgtcccaggacacttgccCCCTCACCTAACCCCTTACCTGTCAcaggacactcaccccctcagCTGTCCCAGGACACATGCCCCCTCACCTCACCCCTCACCTGTCACAGGACACTCACCCCCTCGCCATCCCAGGACACTTGGCCCCTCAACTCATCCCCCCCCacatgtcccaggacactcaccccctGACACTCGCCCCCTcagctgtcccaggacacttgccCCCTCACCTAACCCCTTACCTGTCAcaggacactcaccccctcagCTGTCCCAGGACACATGCCCCCTCACCTcacccctcacctgtcccaggacactcaccccctcGCCATCCAAGGACACTTGCCCCCTCAACTCATACCatttcacctgtcccaggacactcacccctTCACACTCACCCCCTCAACCTCTCCCAGGACACTTGCCCCCttgcct gacactcaccccctcagCTGTCCCAGGACACATGCCCCCTCACCTCACCCCTCACCTGTCACAGGACACTCACCCCCTCGCCATCCCAGGACACTTGGCCCCTCAACTCATCCCCCCCCacatgtcccaggacactcaccctCTGACACTCGCCCCCTcagctgtcccaggacacttgccCCCTCACCTAACCCCTTACCTGTCAcaggacactcaccccctcagCTGTCCCAGGACACATGCCCCCTCACCTCACCCCTCACCT ctgtcccaggacacttgccCCCTCACCTCACCCCTCACCTGTCAcaggacactcaccccctcagctgtcccaggacacttgccCCCTCACCTCACCCCTCACCTGTCACAGGATACTCACTCCCTCGCCATCCTAGGACACTTGGCCCCTCAACTCATCCCCTTTcgcctgtcccaggacactcacctcCTCACACTCGCCCCCTCACTTGTCCCAGGAAACTCACCCCTTTacactcaccccctcacctgtcccaggacactcacctcCTCACACTCAACCCCTCACCTGTTCCAGAACACTCACCCCTTCACACTCAACCCCTCACTTGTCCCAGGACACTTGCCCCCTCACCTCACCCCTCACCTGTCACAGGACACTCATCCCCTCGCCATCCCAGGACACTTACCCCCTCAACTCATCCCctttcacctgtcccaggacactcacccctTCACACTcgccccctcacct CTGTCCCAGGACACTAACCCCCTCACATGTCCCAGGACATTtgccccctcacctgtcccaggatgCTCACTCCCTTACCTCgacccctcacctgtcccagaaCACTCGCCCCCTCACCCTTCCCAGGACACTCACACCCTTACCTCacaccctcacctgtcccaggacactcactctctTACCTcgccccctcacctgtcccaagACACCCTCTCCCTAACTCTCACCCCCTTACCTGTCGCAGGACACTCACCTCCTCACACTCAACCCCTCacatgtcccaggacactcacctcCTCACACTCACCCCCTCAGCTGTACCAGGACACTTGCCCCCTCACCTCACCCCCCTCACCT gacactcaccccctcacACTCAAactctcacctgtcccaggagAAGAAGTATTGGACTATGCACATAAACCTTGTGGACGGTATACAAACGAATATggaactagtgttgtcaaaagacccagtacttTGGTGAAATGTTATGCCTACCAGGTCAACACCGTTCTTGATGTGCTATCCAAGAGGGGGGCAGATGTGCTCTCTTCTTGA